One Bacteroidales bacterium genomic window, CCTTTTTTTTGGATGAATGTCAAAACATAAACTGTTATTCGCAATCATCAAAAGTGATTGCTTCGGAATTTTGCTTCAGCTACGCTTTCTTCTTTACGATCAGTCCCAGCTCGTCGAGTTGTTCCTGTGCGATAGGTGCCGGCGCGTCGATCATGACATCTCTGCCGGCGTTGTTTTTCGGAAAAGCGATATAGTCGCGGATGCTGTCGCTGCCGCCAAAGAGCGACACCAGACGGTCGAAACCCAGCGCGATGCCGCCGTGGGGCGGTGCACCATATTCGAAAGCATTCATCAGGAAGCCAAACTGTGCCTGTGCCAGCTCCGGAGTGAACCCGAGGATTTCAAACATTTTCTGCTGCAGCTCTTTGTTGTGGATACGAATAGACCCGCCGCCGATCTCCACGCCATTTATCACCAGGTCGTAGGCATTGGCGCGCACCGCTCCCGGATCACTTTGCAGCAGAGCAACATCTTCGGGCTTGGGTGCCGTAAAAGGATGGTGCATGGCATAATAGCGTTTGGCTTCATCGTCCCATTCCAGCAATGGAAAGTCGACAACCCACAGCGGACGGAAGACGTCAGGATTGCGCAGTTCCAGCCTGTTGGCCATCTCCAGGCGCAGGCTGCCCAGCGCTTTTAGCGTCTGGTTGGTGTCGCCGGCCAGAACCAGCATCAGGTCGCCGGGCTGTGCTTCGAAAAGTTGCGCCCATGCTTTCAAATCATCTGTATTGTAAAATTTATCTACCGACGATTTCAGCGTCCCATCTTCGTTGTACCGGGCATATACCAGTCCTTTGCTTCCGATCTGTGGTTTTTTAACAAAGTCCGTCAGCCCGTCGAGTTGCTTGCGGGTATATCCGGCAGCACCTTTTACGTTGATGCCCACCACGATTTCGGCCTGATCGAAAACCGGGAAACCATGGTTTTTTACTTTATCAGTAATTTCTTTAAAAACCATATCAAAACGTAGGTCGGGCTTGTCGGAGCCGTAAAATTTCATGGCGTCGGAATAAGTCATGCGGGGGATGGCCTCTTCAAAGTCGAACTCTTTGATGGTTCTGAAAAGGTGCCGAACCATGCCCTCAAAAGTGTTGAGGATATCTTCCTGCGTTACAAACGACATTTCGCAGTCGATCTGCGTAAACTCCGGCTGACGGTCGGCGCGCAGGTCTTCGTCGCGGAAGCATTTTACGATTTGATAATAACGATCAAGCCCCGCTACCATGAGCAATTGCTTAAAAGTTTGTGGCGATTGCGGCAGCGCATAAAATTCGCCGGGATTCATGCGGGAAGGCACCACAAAGTCGCGCGCTCCTTCGGGAGTAGAAACGATGAGCACAGGGGTTTCTACTTCGATAAACTGCTGTGCATCCAGATATTTCCGTGTTTCGGCAGCCATGCGGTGTCGCAGCAGCAGGTTTTGTTTCACTGTATTGCGTCGCAGGTCAAGGTATCGGTATTTCATGCGCAGCTCTTCGCCGCCGTCGGTTTGGTCTTCGATGGTAAAAGGCGGTACTTTGGAAGCATTGAGCAGCCGCAGTGTGGTCACCCGTATCTCTATGTCGCCGGTGGTGAGTTTGGGATTTTTCGATATCCGTTCGATGACTTCGCCGCCGGCTTCAATCACATATTCGCGCCCCAGCGAAGTGGCCAGCTGCAGAATGGCAGGTTCAGTAATGCCCTGTTCCATCACCAGTTGTGTGATGCCGTATCGGTCGCGCAGGTCGATCCAAATCAGGCCGCCCTTGTCTCTTACCCGTTGTACCCATCCCGTAAGGCGCACCTCCTCGCCCAGATTTTTCATACTTAACTCGCCGCATGTATGTGTTCGTAGCATAATCGTAAATTGTTATAAAATAATTTGCTGCGAAATTAGTAAAATTGCTGGTTTCTATAGGTTTCCAGTCAGAGACTGGCTGGTAAAAATTATTTTTTGGCTTTAGCCAAATGCTCCAACACATTTCTGTAATTTCCTTTTTTTAAAAAATTATCAGCCATAAAAAAAGAGGAAAACGACAAAAACATGTGCCGCATCCCGACGACCATGGAGCCGGTTGGTGAAGGTGAATACCACCATCCGTAAAGTTATTCAGCGCAAGCTAAACTTTTGATTTTCTTTCGTAAGC contains:
- the aspS gene encoding aspartate--tRNA ligase; amino-acid sequence: MLRTHTCGELSMKNLGEEVRLTGWVQRVRDKGGLIWIDLRDRYGITQLVMEQGITEPAILQLATSLGREYVIEAGGEVIERISKNPKLTTGDIEIRVTTLRLLNASKVPPFTIEDQTDGGEELRMKYRYLDLRRNTVKQNLLLRHRMAAETRKYLDAQQFIEVETPVLIVSTPEGARDFVVPSRMNPGEFYALPQSPQTFKQLLMVAGLDRYYQIVKCFRDEDLRADRQPEFTQIDCEMSFVTQEDILNTFEGMVRHLFRTIKEFDFEEAIPRMTYSDAMKFYGSDKPDLRFDMVFKEITDKVKNHGFPVFDQAEIVVGINVKGAAGYTRKQLDGLTDFVKKPQIGSKGLVYARYNEDGTLKSSVDKFYNTDDLKAWAQLFEAQPGDLMLVLAGDTNQTLKALGSLRLEMANRLELRNPDVFRPLWVVDFPLLEWDDEAKRYYAMHHPFTAPKPEDVALLQSDPGAVRANAYDLVINGVEIGGGSIRIHNKELQQKMFEILGFTPELAQAQFGFLMNAFEYGAPPHGGIALGFDRLVSLFGGSDSIRDYIAFPKNNAGRDVMIDAPAPIAQEQLDELGLIVKKKA